The following are from one region of the Ruficoccus sp. ZRK36 genome:
- a CDS encoding PEP-CTERM sorting domain-containing protein gives MKTYRIFLLAILSLAFWANTTRAEVKLVINEVDGNVVVTGSGSFNLADLSYKSYIPKSNLWPSLKASTSVIYVGPAAYTTIDVYDGIFSGPSSFGDGNSFISVNSGTGDTFGFALVTSTLYVPEDYVSGVALSATSTYEDATLSNLGLTSGIYTWTWGSGENADYLELTIVPEPATYAALIGVLCLGLVAWRRKSKA, from the coding sequence ATGAAAACCTATCGCATATTCCTCCTGGCAATTCTCAGCTTGGCTTTTTGGGCCAATACGACTCGCGCGGAAGTCAAACTTGTCATCAATGAGGTCGACGGTAATGTCGTGGTCACCGGCAGCGGCAGCTTTAACCTGGCCGACCTGTCGTACAAATCGTACATCCCGAAATCGAACCTCTGGCCATCCCTGAAGGCCTCCACATCCGTCATCTATGTCGGGCCCGCCGCGTATACCACTATTGATGTGTATGATGGCATCTTCAGCGGGCCCAGTAGCTTCGGGGATGGCAACTCCTTCATCAGCGTCAACTCCGGCACGGGGGACACATTTGGCTTCGCGCTGGTAACATCTACTCTCTACGTGCCCGAGGACTACGTCTCCGGCGTGGCCCTGAGCGCCACATCAACGTATGAGGACGCCACCCTCAGCAACCTCGGCCTCACCTCCGGCATCTACACCTGGACCTGGGGCAGCGGAGAAAACGCCGACTACCTAGAACTCACCATCGTGCCCGAGCCCGCGACCTACGCCGCTCTGATCGGGGTGCTTTGCCTCGGCCTCGTCGCCTGGCGCCGGAAGTCCAAGGCCTAG
- the sufU gene encoding Fe-S cluster assembly sulfur transfer protein SufU — protein sequence MPLTPELYQEILLDHSKHPRGQGLLAAPAYRAEAENPEAGDKVRLTLETGADGTITAVGWEAAGSAVLRASCSLMGERIRGLTVPEAQALAERFRSFLTGAEPDEAETDYWEDVAALGGIRHLPPRVKCAMLPWRALLAVEGE from the coding sequence ATGCCGCTGACTCCGGAGCTTTATCAGGAAATCCTGCTCGACCACAGCAAGCACCCGCGTGGGCAGGGGCTGCTGGCTGCGCCTGCCTACCGGGCCGAGGCTGAGAACCCGGAGGCCGGGGACAAGGTGCGGCTGACTCTGGAAACAGGTGCGGACGGTACCATCACTGCTGTGGGCTGGGAAGCGGCTGGAAGCGCCGTGCTGCGGGCCTCGTGCTCCCTCATGGGGGAGCGTATCCGTGGGCTGACGGTCCCCGAGGCACAGGCCTTGGCGGAGCGCTTTCGGAGCTTCCTGACCGGAGCTGAGCCGGACGAGGCGGAGACGGACTACTGGGAAGATGTGGCCGCGCTGGGAGGCATTCGCCACCTGCCGCCCCGCGTCAAGTGCGCCATGCTCCCGTGGCGGGCCCTGCTCGCCGTCGAGGGTGAGTGA
- a CDS encoding S24/S26 family peptidase, translating into MKTKTPVTTSFFFALIVLFSALTARAEVELASDVRASDAYNDALSVAAMNANWTAIPADGTSMLPYYDSKSILMIDRASFNQLRAGMMVVYRDNDGDLVGHQLIRKTENGWVARGINNRGEDPELVTAANYRGVVFGVFHSNGVDAEKLAGKERVIGKSF; encoded by the coding sequence ATGAAAACGAAAACACCTGTAACAACCTCGTTTTTCTTCGCCCTGATCGTTCTCTTCTCGGCTCTCACCGCCCGTGCTGAAGTTGAACTCGCCTCTGACGTCCGCGCCTCGGACGCCTACAATGACGCCCTGAGCGTCGCGGCCATGAATGCCAACTGGACGGCGATCCCCGCAGACGGGACCTCGATGCTCCCCTACTACGACAGCAAGAGCATCCTGATGATCGACCGCGCTTCCTTTAACCAGCTCCGCGCCGGGATGATGGTCGTCTACCGCGACAACGACGGTGACCTGGTCGGCCACCAGCTGATCCGCAAGACCGAAAATGGCTGGGTAGCTCGTGGGATCAACAACCGCGGCGAAGACCCTGAGCTGGTCACGGCTGCCAACTACCGCGGTGTGGTCTTCGGAGTTTTCCACTCCAACGGCGTGGACGCCGAAAAGCTCGCCGGTAAGGAACGCGTCATCGGCAAGAGCTTCTAA
- a CDS encoding cysteine desulfurase — MIPNKQTETLLADRPSPETIAAWRQDFPILGREVNGKPLIYLDNGASSQKPRAVINRLEHYYAHEHANIHRGVHVLSQEATGAYEAARETVARYLNAAEARECIFTRGATEAINLVASSWGGANLQAGDEVLLTVMEHHANIVPWQMLETRLGIKLVVAPISDEGELLVEEWEKLISPRTKLAAFCHASNSLGTVNPAKAMIAKAHAKGVPVLLDGAQSSAHMKIDVRDLDCDWFVCSGHKIFGPTGIGVLYGKAALLGAMPPYQGGGDMIDVVSFSGTTFRGLPERFEAGTPNIAGAIGLAAAFDYLDSIGHEAIAAQEQDLLAYATAQLQQIEGLTIYGRAAEKVSLISFMIDGLHPNDIGTMLDMDGIAVRTGHHCTMPLWERFGLTGTTRASFAFYNTREEIDALITSLNKIRRLFLG; from the coding sequence ATGATTCCAAATAAGCAGACAGAAACCCTGCTCGCAGATCGGCCTTCTCCGGAAACGATCGCAGCGTGGCGTCAGGACTTTCCCATTCTCGGACGTGAGGTCAACGGCAAGCCCTTGATCTATCTCGACAACGGTGCTTCCTCGCAAAAACCGCGCGCCGTCATCAACCGCCTGGAGCACTACTACGCCCACGAGCACGCCAACATCCACCGCGGTGTGCACGTGCTCAGCCAGGAGGCCACTGGTGCCTACGAAGCCGCCCGCGAGACCGTGGCCCGCTATCTCAATGCCGCCGAGGCCCGCGAATGTATCTTCACCCGCGGGGCCACCGAGGCGATTAACCTCGTGGCCAGCTCGTGGGGCGGGGCCAACCTCCAGGCGGGTGACGAGGTGCTGCTCACCGTGATGGAGCACCACGCCAACATCGTCCCGTGGCAGATGCTCGAAACGCGCCTCGGCATCAAGCTCGTGGTCGCCCCGATTTCAGATGAGGGCGAGCTACTCGTCGAAGAGTGGGAAAAGCTCATCAGCCCGCGCACGAAGCTGGCCGCCTTTTGCCACGCCTCCAACTCGCTCGGCACGGTCAATCCGGCCAAGGCCATGATCGCCAAAGCCCACGCCAAGGGCGTGCCAGTCCTGCTGGACGGGGCACAGTCCAGCGCCCACATGAAGATCGACGTGCGCGATCTGGACTGCGACTGGTTCGTGTGCAGCGGGCACAAGATTTTCGGCCCCACCGGGATCGGCGTCCTCTACGGTAAGGCCGCCCTGCTCGGCGCCATGCCCCCCTATCAGGGCGGTGGTGACATGATCGACGTGGTGAGCTTCTCCGGGACGACCTTTCGCGGGCTGCCGGAGCGCTTCGAGGCAGGCACTCCGAACATCGCCGGTGCCATCGGCCTGGCCGCCGCCTTTGACTACCTGGACAGCATTGGCCATGAGGCCATCGCCGCCCAGGAGCAGGACCTGCTCGCCTATGCCACCGCCCAGCTTCAGCAGATAGAGGGGCTGACCATTTACGGTCGCGCAGCCGAAAAGGTCTCACTCATTTCCTTTATGATCGACGGGCTCCACCCCAACGACATCGGCACGATGCTCGATATGGACGGCATCGCCGTGCGTACCGGGCACCACTGCACCATGCCGCTGTGGGAGCGCTTCGGGCTGACCGGCACCACCCGCGCCTCCTTCGCCTTTTATAATACTCGCGAGGAAATCGACGCACTCATTACCAGCCTGAATAAAATCCGCCGCCTCTTCCTCGGCTAG
- a CDS encoding S24/S26 family peptidase, translated as MTNLVAMTLRLSIHAGLALFLAGCVTDSGSQPPSSTVSPSSARAAAYKVERLANGRMAAQGEGISMAPLYGDNTVVVFDPIAFDDLRAGMVVLYEARDGRLICHALSRKIGRTWEVEGINNPDVDPERVTESNLKGVVYATFHSWDAAVSVGGRG; from the coding sequence ATGACTAATCTTGTCGCCATGACTCTCCGGCTCAGTATTCATGCGGGTTTAGCACTGTTTTTAGCTGGTTGCGTAACGGATTCCGGCTCTCAGCCTCCGAGCTCGACGGTGAGCCCCAGCAGTGCCCGCGCTGCCGCCTATAAGGTCGAGCGCCTGGCCAATGGCCGCATGGCCGCCCAGGGCGAGGGCATCTCCATGGCCCCACTATACGGAGACAATACCGTGGTGGTGTTTGATCCGATCGCTTTCGACGACCTCCGAGCCGGGATGGTCGTGCTGTATGAGGCACGGGACGGGCGGCTGATCTGCCACGCGCTTTCACGCAAGATCGGGCGCACGTGGGAGGTCGAGGGCATCAATAACCCCGATGTCGACCCCGAGCGGGTCACCGAGAGTAACCTCAAGGGCGTCGTGTACGCGACCTTCCATAGCTGGGACGCCGCCGTCAGCGTGGGCGGGCGCGGGTAA
- a CDS encoding aspartate aminotransferase family protein, translating into MNATSPDTTAELYTSYVLGNYGTPACTLTRGEGAYVWDSEGRRLLDFGSGIAVTAIGHSHPHWVEAVQKQAATLVHVSNLYRHPGQGRLAERLCGYAGPGKVLFCNSGAEANEAQLKLARLHGRAKCGEEGKRYKVLVAAKAFHGRTFGAMAATPQEKIQGGFRPMLDGFAVGTYNDLASFEALVDDSTAAILVESIQGEGGVNAATPEFLQGLRALCDKHGLLMLMDEVQCGVGRTGRFFGFEEAGIVPDAIAMAKGLGGGIPIGAVWMRDEHAPLFHPGSHGTTYGGNPLVCAGANAVLDVIESDGLLAQVSEFSQIWIAKLKALEQQFPALVQEVRGRGYLVGVVLKVNHLPIIESLREKGMLAIPTAGQVIRLLPPLTATMDDLDRSVALLTEALSDYNPA; encoded by the coding sequence ATGAACGCAACCTCCCCGGACACCACCGCCGAGCTCTACACCTCGTATGTACTCGGTAACTATGGCACGCCCGCCTGCACGCTGACGCGCGGCGAAGGCGCCTACGTGTGGGACTCCGAGGGCCGTCGCCTGCTGGATTTCGGCTCGGGGATTGCGGTCACGGCTATCGGCCACAGCCATCCGCACTGGGTGGAGGCTGTGCAGAAGCAGGCCGCGACGCTGGTTCACGTGAGTAACCTGTACCGGCATCCGGGGCAGGGGCGGCTCGCTGAGCGGCTCTGCGGCTATGCCGGGCCGGGTAAGGTCCTCTTTTGTAACAGCGGAGCCGAGGCCAACGAGGCCCAGCTCAAGCTCGCCCGGCTCCACGGACGGGCCAAGTGCGGCGAAGAAGGCAAGCGCTACAAGGTGCTGGTCGCCGCTAAGGCCTTCCACGGGCGGACATTCGGGGCCATGGCAGCCACGCCGCAGGAAAAGATCCAGGGTGGGTTCCGGCCCATGCTGGACGGTTTCGCCGTCGGCACCTACAACGATTTGGCCAGCTTTGAGGCGCTGGTGGATGACTCCACCGCCGCCATTCTCGTCGAGTCCATCCAGGGCGAGGGCGGTGTCAACGCCGCCACTCCGGAGTTCCTTCAGGGGCTGCGGGCGCTCTGCGATAAGCACGGCCTGCTCATGCTCATGGACGAGGTCCAGTGCGGAGTGGGACGGACGGGCCGCTTCTTCGGCTTCGAAGAGGCCGGTATCGTGCCGGATGCTATCGCCATGGCCAAGGGCCTGGGCGGGGGTATCCCCATCGGCGCTGTCTGGATGCGCGACGAGCACGCACCGCTTTTCCACCCCGGTTCACACGGGACGACCTACGGGGGAAATCCCCTTGTCTGCGCTGGCGCCAATGCCGTGCTCGATGTGATCGAGTCGGACGGGCTGCTCGCCCAGGTCTCCGAATTTTCCCAAATCTGGATCGCCAAGCTCAAGGCGCTGGAGCAGCAGTTCCCCGCATTGGTGCAGGAAGTCCGGGGCCGGGGCTATCTCGTGGGCGTCGTGCTCAAGGTGAACCACCTTCCGATCATCGAATCTCTGCGGGAGAAGGGCATGCTCGCCATCCCGACCGCCGGGCAGGTGATCCGGCTTCTGCCGCCTTTGACCGCCACCATGGACGATCTCGACCGCTCCGTCGCTCTACTGACGGAGGCTTTATCTGACTATAACCCAGCTTAG
- the argF gene encoding ornithine carbamoyltransferase: MKHFLKVTDFSADEAEVIFQNAAEFKRLGRNTPALLQRQSWGMLFYKNSTRTRVSFEVGLNELGAHAVMLSAGNTQLSRGETVADTARVLSRYLSGMIIRCYDHSLVEEFAAAGTIPVVNALTDLTHPCQLYADLFTLAERWTPGDGQADIESLKGRKVAFLGDTACNMANSWILSAAQFGMEITLAGPTEFAPGNQVRELLKKADLPETFKFTTDAREAAQGADVVYTDVWVSMGNEAEEAARLAQMKPFSVTSAVMAEAAKDAYFMHCLPAHVGQEVTQEVLDSPASIVFDEAENRLHIQKAILASLSGEPR; this comes from the coding sequence ATGAAACACTTTCTGAAAGTGACCGATTTTTCGGCCGACGAGGCCGAAGTGATTTTCCAGAACGCCGCCGAGTTTAAGCGCCTGGGCCGTAACACGCCTGCCTTGCTCCAGCGCCAGTCCTGGGGGATGCTCTTCTATAAGAACAGCACGCGTACGCGTGTGTCCTTTGAGGTCGGGCTGAACGAGCTGGGTGCGCACGCCGTGATGCTCAGCGCCGGTAATACCCAGCTGAGCCGTGGCGAGACGGTGGCCGACACCGCGCGGGTGCTTTCACGCTACCTGTCCGGTATGATCATCCGCTGCTACGATCACAGCCTGGTCGAGGAGTTCGCAGCTGCCGGCACCATTCCTGTCGTCAACGCCCTCACGGACCTGACGCACCCCTGCCAGCTCTACGCGGATCTGTTTACGCTGGCCGAGCGCTGGACCCCCGGTGATGGCCAGGCTGACATTGAGTCGCTCAAGGGCCGCAAGGTCGCCTTCCTCGGGGATACCGCCTGCAACATGGCCAACTCGTGGATTCTCTCTGCTGCCCAGTTTGGGATGGAGATCACGCTGGCCGGACCTACGGAGTTTGCTCCCGGCAACCAAGTGCGCGAGCTGCTCAAGAAGGCTGATCTGCCCGAGACTTTCAAGTTTACCACGGACGCCCGCGAAGCTGCCCAGGGCGCTGATGTGGTCTACACCGATGTGTGGGTGAGCATGGGTAACGAGGCCGAGGAAGCCGCACGCCTCGCCCAGATGAAGCCCTTCTCCGTCACCTCAGCGGTGATGGCCGAGGCCGCCAAGGACGCGTACTTCATGCACTGTCTGCCCGCCCACGTCGGGCAGGAGGTCACGCAGGAAGTCCTCGACAGCCCCGCCTCCATCGTCTTCGACGAGGCAGAAAACCGCCTCCACATCCAGAAGGCCATTCTCGCCAGCCTGTCCGGTGAACCCCGCTAG
- a CDS encoding histidine phosphatase family protein yields the protein MPEDTRKQVLVFRHGQTEWSLNGKHTSISDIDLTDKGRQDAVALRPIVAQWKFSLVLCSPLKRARETCQLAGLDEVMEIDPDLTEWNYGQYEGMTTEEIRKQVPGWGIFSHPVPGGETPGDVAARCDRAINRILETPGDVALFAHGHYLRVFAARWLKLAPEQGAHFVLNTGSLNRLGYEHENRAILTWNALRLEQQ from the coding sequence ATGCCTGAGGATACGCGCAAACAGGTGCTGGTGTTCCGGCATGGTCAGACCGAGTGGAGCCTGAACGGTAAGCATACCTCTATCTCCGACATAGACCTGACCGATAAGGGCCGCCAGGACGCTGTCGCCCTGCGCCCTATCGTCGCGCAGTGGAAATTTTCACTCGTGCTGTGCAGTCCGCTCAAGCGAGCCCGCGAAACCTGCCAACTCGCCGGACTGGACGAGGTGATGGAAATCGACCCCGATCTGACGGAGTGGAACTACGGCCAGTACGAAGGCATGACCACCGAGGAGATCCGCAAGCAGGTGCCCGGATGGGGCATCTTCAGCCATCCCGTACCCGGCGGAGAAACGCCCGGTGACGTCGCCGCCCGCTGCGACCGTGCCATTAACCGCATCCTGGAAACACCCGGCGATGTCGCTCTTTTTGCCCACGGGCACTACCTGCGGGTATTCGCTGCCCGCTGGCTTAAGCTCGCCCCGGAGCAGGGCGCGCACTTCGTGCTTAACACCGGCTCCCTCAACCGACTCGGCTACGAACACGAAAACCGCGCCATCCTCACCTGGAACGCTCTCCGGCTAGAGCAGCAATGA
- the hisF gene encoding imidazole glycerol phosphate synthase subunit HisF — MNAKANSGQVSVRIIPCLDVHAGRVVKGVNFVNLIDAGDPVEQAKAYEAQGADELVFLDITASSDERAIMREVVERTASECFMPVTVGGGLRTVDDIRAMLNAGADKVSLNTAAVQNPQLIREASDIFGNQCIVVAVDAKNVAPGKWKVFTHGGRRETEWDAIEWAREVVRLGAGEILLTSMDADGTKAGYDIELTRAVSEAVEVPVIASGGAGSLDHLVDVLQQGKASAVLAASIFHFGTYSILQAKEKIASAGLPVRLPLEA; from the coding sequence GTGAATGCTAAGGCAAACAGCGGGCAGGTGAGCGTCCGCATCATTCCGTGCCTCGATGTCCACGCCGGGCGCGTGGTCAAGGGCGTGAATTTCGTTAACCTGATCGACGCGGGCGACCCCGTCGAGCAGGCCAAAGCCTATGAGGCTCAGGGCGCGGACGAGCTGGTCTTTCTGGACATCACCGCCTCCAGCGACGAGCGCGCGATCATGCGCGAGGTAGTCGAGCGCACCGCCTCGGAGTGCTTCATGCCCGTGACCGTGGGCGGTGGCCTGCGCACCGTGGACGACATCCGCGCCATGCTGAATGCCGGAGCGGACAAGGTCTCCCTCAACACCGCTGCCGTGCAAAACCCGCAGCTCATCCGCGAGGCCTCGGACATTTTCGGTAACCAGTGCATCGTCGTCGCCGTAGACGCAAAGAATGTAGCACCCGGCAAATGGAAAGTGTTCACTCACGGTGGACGCCGCGAGACGGAATGGGATGCCATCGAGTGGGCGCGCGAAGTCGTGCGCCTCGGCGCTGGCGAAATCCTGCTCACCAGCATGGACGCGGACGGTACCAAGGCCGGCTACGACATCGAGCTGACGCGCGCCGTGAGCGAGGCAGTAGAAGTCCCCGTCATCGCCTCGGGTGGTGCGGGCAGCCTCGACCACCTCGTTGATGTGCTGCAGCAGGGCAAAGCCAGTGCTGTGCTCGCAGCCTCGATCTTCCACTTTGGCACGTACTCGATTCTGCAGGCTAAAGAAAAGATCGCCTCGGCCGGGCTTCCGGTACGACTGCCGCTTGAGGCTTGA
- the nspC gene encoding carboxynorspermidine decarboxylase: MQHFTHFDPARAPSPSYVVDLRALEKNCELLGEVQRRTGCKILLALKGYAAFSTFDVIRPHLAGVTASGLHEALLGEEFFGGEIHAYSPAFKEDEMRNLVRFTHSLSFNSLAQWRQMRPIVEAAKNPPSCGLRVNPEYAEVEVEIYNPCAAGSRLGITAASLEGEDLSGLEGLHFHTMCEQGADVLERTLPHFEKKFGHLIPQMKWVNFGGGHHITRADYDVDLLCRLVSDFHDKYGVQVYLEPGEAIAIGTGVLVATVIDIVDNAGPVAILDTSVTCHMPDVLEMPYRADIVGGGLPDEHAHTYRLGGPSCLAGDVAGSYSFKEPLRIGQRLVFLDMSHYTMVKTTTFNGVPLPSICTWDPAADKIEVVKKFGYSDYRNRLS, from the coding sequence ATGCAGCACTTCACGCACTTCGATCCGGCCCGCGCCCCCTCCCCCAGCTACGTGGTGGACCTGCGCGCGCTGGAGAAAAACTGTGAACTGCTGGGCGAGGTCCAGCGCCGCACCGGCTGCAAGATCCTGCTCGCGCTCAAGGGCTACGCTGCCTTTTCGACCTTTGATGTAATCCGTCCACACCTGGCCGGTGTCACTGCGAGCGGCCTGCACGAAGCGCTGCTGGGCGAGGAGTTTTTCGGGGGCGAAATCCACGCCTACTCCCCCGCCTTTAAAGAGGACGAGATGCGCAACCTCGTGCGTTTCACGCACTCGCTTTCCTTCAACTCGCTCGCTCAGTGGCGGCAGATGCGCCCCATCGTCGAGGCCGCGAAAAACCCGCCCAGTTGCGGACTGCGCGTGAACCCCGAGTACGCCGAGGTCGAGGTGGAGATTTACAATCCCTGCGCCGCCGGCTCGCGCCTGGGGATCACCGCCGCCTCGCTTGAGGGCGAAGACCTGTCAGGGCTGGAGGGCTTGCACTTTCACACCATGTGCGAGCAGGGCGCCGATGTCCTGGAGCGCACGCTGCCGCACTTCGAGAAAAAATTCGGCCATCTCATCCCGCAGATGAAGTGGGTCAACTTCGGTGGCGGGCACCACATCACCCGCGCCGACTACGACGTGGACCTGCTCTGCAGGCTTGTATCGGATTTCCATGACAAATACGGCGTGCAGGTCTACCTGGAGCCCGGCGAGGCCATCGCCATCGGTACGGGTGTACTCGTCGCTACGGTGATCGACATCGTGGACAATGCCGGACCCGTCGCCATCCTCGACACCTCCGTCACCTGCCACATGCCCGACGTATTGGAAATGCCCTACAGGGCGGACATCGTCGGCGGCGGGCTACCCGATGAGCACGCACACACCTACCGGCTCGGCGGCCCCAGCTGCCTCGCAGGCGATGTCGCCGGCAGCTATTCCTTTAAAGAGCCACTTCGCATCGGGCAGCGGTTGGTCTTCCTCGACATGTCGCACTACACGATGGTGAAGACCACGACCTTCAACGGCGTCCCCCTGCCCTCGATCTGCACCTGGGACCCGGCCGCAGACAAGATCGAAGTCGTAAAAAAGTTCGGCTATTCAGACTACCGAAACCGCCTGTCCTAA
- a CDS encoding saccharopine dehydrogenase family protein, whose product MSKVVIVGAGGVGKVVAHKCAQAENIFTDILLASRTVEKCDLIAEEIQRMRGKTIRTCALDADNVPQVTRLLESEKPDLLINVALPYQDLNLMDACLAAGVDYIDTANYEPLDTPKFEYKWQWAYKERFKEAGLMALLGSGFDPGVTNVFCAYAQKHLFDEIHTVDIVDVNAGNHGLPFATNFNPEINIREITQEGRYWEEGEFKAVSPMSVKCDYTFPAGIGSQPLYLLYHEELESLALNLKGLKRIRFWMGFSENYLNHLNVLQNVGMTAHEPVMFEGKAISPVAFLRSVLPDPASLAERYTGKICIGCDITGVKDGQVKRYFVRSILDHVDTYKDTRSQAISYSTGVPAVTGAAMVATGKWHKDGVYNMEQCDPDPFLELMPKLGITWGVEELDPAGAIK is encoded by the coding sequence ATGAGCAAAGTCGTTATTGTCGGAGCCGGTGGTGTCGGGAAAGTGGTCGCACACAAGTGCGCCCAGGCTGAAAACATCTTTACGGATATTCTGCTGGCCTCGCGCACGGTGGAGAAGTGCGACCTCATCGCCGAGGAGATCCAGCGCATGCGTGGCAAGACCATCCGCACCTGCGCACTCGATGCCGACAACGTACCGCAAGTCACCCGTCTGCTCGAATCGGAAAAGCCGGACCTGCTGATCAACGTCGCCCTCCCCTATCAGGACCTGAACCTGATGGACGCCTGCCTCGCCGCTGGCGTCGACTACATCGACACCGCCAACTACGAGCCGCTCGATACGCCTAAGTTCGAGTACAAGTGGCAGTGGGCCTACAAGGAGCGCTTCAAGGAGGCCGGCCTGATGGCTCTGCTCGGCTCGGGCTTCGACCCCGGCGTGACAAATGTCTTCTGCGCTTACGCCCAAAAGCACCTCTTTGACGAGATCCACACCGTGGACATCGTGGACGTCAACGCCGGTAACCACGGCCTGCCCTTTGCCACGAACTTTAACCCCGAGATCAACATCCGCGAGATCACGCAGGAGGGCCGCTACTGGGAAGAGGGCGAGTTCAAGGCCGTCTCCCCGATGTCCGTGAAGTGCGACTACACCTTCCCAGCCGGGATCGGATCGCAACCGCTTTACCTGCTCTACCATGAGGAGCTGGAGTCGCTCGCGCTCAACCTCAAGGGCCTGAAGCGCATCCGTTTCTGGATGGGCTTTTCGGAGAATTATCTCAACCACCTGAACGTGCTGCAAAACGTCGGCATGACCGCGCACGAGCCCGTGATGTTCGAAGGTAAGGCCATCTCGCCGGTCGCTTTCCTGCGCTCCGTACTGCCCGACCCGGCCAGCCTCGCCGAGCGCTACACCGGTAAGATCTGCATCGGCTGCGACATCACCGGCGTCAAGGACGGCCAGGTAAAGCGCTACTTCGTGCGTAGTATCCTCGACCACGTCGACACCTACAAGGACACACGCAGCCAGGCCATCAGCTACTCCACCGGCGTCCCCGCCGTGACTGGCGCGGCCATGGTCGCCACCGGTAAGTGGCACAAGGACGGCGTCTACAACATGGAGCAATGCGACCCCGATCCGTTCCTGGAGCTGATGCCTAAGCTCGGCATCACCTGGGGCGTCGAGGAGCTCGACCCTGCTGGCGCAATCAAGTAA
- a CDS encoding calcium/sodium antiporter, with protein MIAYADYSTLLLILLLLIGLAGLCFGGDWLARGAASLALLWNINPVVVGLTIVSIATSMPELITALMATGQGNSDLALGNIIGSNLGNIGLILGVAAIINPVKIQWRLIRQEVPILFVATLIFTLLCLSGYLIDGHLGRLEGGILLAGAAAYLIFLVLQARRAQKNIQEEYAEETGEPVKSFWGCAGLITLGGIALWLGAELLIGSAVVLAERMEISNALIGLTIVAIGTSLPELAASVAAAIRGQSDIIAGNIVGSNIFNMLLVGGGVSTIFPIKIEGHLFLLEYPAMIIVTILLWMAFFTNRTVSRREGGYFILLYALILTLSAMAQ; from the coding sequence GTGATTGCCTACGCTGATTATTCTACTCTTTTACTCATCCTGCTGCTGCTGATCGGTCTTGCCGGTCTGTGTTTCGGGGGAGACTGGCTGGCGCGCGGCGCGGCCTCACTGGCACTCCTGTGGAATATCAACCCCGTGGTGGTCGGGCTGACTATCGTATCCATCGCCACCTCCATGCCGGAGCTGATCACCGCCCTGATGGCGACCGGTCAGGGAAACTCCGACCTCGCCCTCGGTAACATCATCGGCAGCAATCTGGGCAACATCGGGCTCATTCTGGGCGTGGCCGCGATTATCAACCCGGTCAAGATCCAGTGGCGCCTCATCCGGCAGGAGGTCCCCATCCTGTTTGTCGCCACCCTGATTTTCACACTGCTGTGCCTGAGCGGTTACCTCATCGACGGTCACCTCGGCCGTCTTGAGGGTGGAATACTGCTGGCCGGTGCGGCAGCGTACCTGATCTTTCTCGTCCTGCAGGCACGCCGTGCCCAGAAAAACATCCAGGAGGAGTACGCGGAGGAAACGGGTGAGCCGGTCAAGTCCTTCTGGGGCTGTGCAGGCCTGATCACTCTCGGAGGGATCGCCCTGTGGCTGGGCGCGGAGCTGCTCATCGGCAGTGCCGTGGTGCTGGCCGAGCGCATGGAGATCAGTAATGCCCTCATCGGCCTGACGATCGTCGCCATCGGTACCAGTCTGCCCGAGCTTGCCGCCTCTGTCGCCGCTGCCATCCGTGGACAGAGTGACATTATCGCAGGCAATATCGTGGGATCGAATATCTTTAACATGCTGCTGGTCGGCGGTGGCGTTTCCACGATCTTTCCGATTAAAATCGAGGGGCACCTCTTCCTGCTGGAGTACCCCGCGATGATCATCGTAACGATCCTGCTGTGGATGGCGTTCTTCACCAACCGCACGGTGAGCCGACGCGAGGGCGGGTACTTCATCCTGCTGTATGCGCTCATCCTGACGCTCTCAGCGATGGCGCAATAG